One window from the genome of Hydractinia symbiolongicarpus strain clone_291-10 chromosome 1, HSymV2.1, whole genome shotgun sequence encodes:
- the LOC130630079 gene encoding uncharacterized protein LOC130630079 produces MLCLAKPFIQFTNQDMVLPKYFRQRIINLKQKRMTYTQISKIIEEEDGKKISRQTISKIVQRFNETKSLAPKRKSGRKRKLTLDHHNFIDKCYENNDELTSVDVQKLVKSEFQLDVSSSCIRQARQKIGWTLTGPRYCQLVRVPNQVLRLEFCQKLLRTNEQFEDVIFTDESTIMMDNHGKICFRKKGRLPNLKPTAKHPYKIHVWAGISKRGPTDILLFTGIMRKEFYADEILQKGLLPFIQRVYPDRHRFQQNNDPKHKSKIFLIIHSDENFVINQIYMYFTNNFARMPLTSSEDE; encoded by the exons aTGCTCTGTTTGGCGAAACCATTTATACAATTTACAAATCAAGACATGGTGCTTCCAAAATATTTCAGACAGCGAataataaatcttaaacaaaaaagaatgacCTATACGCAGATTAGCAAAATTATTGAAGAGGAAGATGGCAAAAAGATTTCACggcaaacaatatcaaaaattgTTCAAAGATTTAATGAAACGAAATCGCTAGCGCCAAAACGAAAGAGTGGTCGAAAAAGAAAACTTACATTAGATCATCATAATTTTATTGACAAATGCTATGAAAACAACGATGAACTAACTTCAGTTG aTGTTCAAAAACTTGTTAAAAGTGAATTTCAGCTTGACGTCTCGTCATCATGCATTCGACAAGCAAGACAAAAAATAGGCTGGACCCTAACTGGTCCCCGCTATTGCCAGTTGGTGCGTGTACCGAATCAAGTGTTAAGACTGGAGTTTTGTCAGAAACTTCTTCGGACCAATGAGCAGTTCGAAGACGTAATCTTCACCGATGAATCAACCATAATGATGGATAATCACGGAAAAATATGTTTCCGTAAAAAAGGCCGTCTTCCAAACTTAAAACCCACTGCAAAACATCCTTACAAAATACATGTATGGGCGGGTATATCAAAAAGGGGGCCTACGGATATCTTATTATTCACTGGAATAATGAGAAAAGAATTCTATGCTgatgaaattttacaaaaaggaTTGCTGCCATTTATTCAAAGAGTTTACCCTGATAGACAtcgttttcaacaaaataacgACCCTAAACACAAAAGTAAGATCTTTTTAATTATTCACTCTGATGAGAACTTCGTTATAAATCAAATATACATGtattttacaaataattttGCAAGGATGCCATTAACGAGTTCGGAAGacgaatga
- the LOC130630091 gene encoding uncharacterized protein LOC130630091: MNKYDYVEKVRKHLDNKTYYSKISADPTKDLITNIHSFIETLLYHHKIDKNTAKFITPTSLIRMPLFYILPEIHKDGNPGRPIVSAVNSPTENILEFLNLCLQPLLPKLKSYIKDTKHFITRINNLPKIKKNAILVSADVTSLYTNIPHKEGVDACIHFMKIFQHQLPNFTPNEQVTRVLFSFILENNYFQFLDEIFLQLIGTAMGTKVAPPYASLFLGLFEETHICKKFPGLLTIYLRFLDYIFFIWEHGENKLKEFFTYLNSVHPTIKFTYKFSIEEIDFLDTTVYLDPETGDLKTKLYIKPTDTRTLLHHNCYHPYHTKQSIVYSQALRYRMITKDNILLRKELDQLKSNLLLRGYKFRMVNSTFKQVLKMNQEDVLNNNIKKLKENKNNYNANERKINNKKKRSKIDEISSGVHKNDILPFIIPYHRAFIPVKNIFKKHWSIIINDRELHKVFPNKPFIAYTRHKNIQDHLVRTKLGTGD; encoded by the coding sequence ATGAATAAATATGATTACGTTGAAAAAGTACGCAAGCACCTTGACAATAAAACGTACTATTCAAAGATCTCGGCTGATCCGACAAAGGATCTTATTACAAACATACACAGCTTTATTGAAACTTTACTCTATCATcacaaaatagataaaaacacAGCGAAATTCATAACACCTACCAGCCTCATCCGAATgccacttttttatatattacctGAAATTCACAAGGATGGCAACCCTGGTAGACCAATTGTATCAGCTGTGAATTCACCTACGGAAAACATAttagaatttttaaatctttgtttACAACCACTCCTACCCAAGCTGAAATCCTATATAAAGGATACAAAACACTTTATCACACGCATAAATAACCtaccaaaaataaagaaaaatgctattttagtGTCGGCAGATGTTACGTCGCTTTATACCAACATACCACACAAAGAAGGTGTGGACGCGTGTATACACTTCATGAAAATTTTTCAGCATCAACTACCAAACTTTACACCAAACGAACAAGTTACACGCGTACTGTTCTCCTTTATTTTGGAAAACAACTATTTTCAGTTCCTTGACGAAATTTTTCTACAACTAATAGGAACTGCTATGGGAACGAAGGTTGCACCACCATATGCATCTCTTTTTCTCGGCTTGTTTGAAGAAACACACATATGTAAAAAGTTTCCAGGCCTTCTTACGATTTACCTCCGCTTCTTAgattacatttttttcatatgGGAGCATGGAGAAAACAAACTCAAGGAGTTCTTTACGTACCTTAATTCAGTACACCCAACAATAAAGTTTACTTATAAATTTTCTATCGAGGAAATAGATTTTCTGGATACCACTGTCTATCTTGATCCAGAAACGGGAGACCTCAAAACAAAGCTATACATCAAACCTACTGACACACGAACCTTATTGCACCACAACTGCTACCATCCATATCACACAAAACAGAGTATTGTTTACTCACAAGCCCTGCGCTATCGTATGATAACAAAAGATAATATACTACTTCGAAAAGAGTTGGACCAACTTAAAAGCAACTTACTATTGAGGGGCTATAAGTTCCGTATGGTCAACTCAACttttaaacaagttttaaaaatgaaCCAGGAGGACGTACTAAACAATAACATAAAGAAactcaaagaaaataaaaacaactacaACGCCAACGAgagaaaaattaataacaaaaagaaaCGGAGCAAAATCGACGAAATAAGCAGCGGCGTCcataaaaatgacattttgcccTTTATCATCCCTTATCATAGAGCGTTTATtcctgtgaaaaatattttcaagaaacaTTGGTCAATCATTATAAACGACAGAGAACTGCATAAAGTTTTTCCAAACAAACCTTTTATTGCATACACAAGACACAAAAACATCCAGGACCACCTTGTCCGGACGAAATTGGGGACTGGTGACTAA